One Mytilus trossulus isolate FHL-02 chromosome 5, PNRI_Mtr1.1.1.hap1, whole genome shotgun sequence DNA segment encodes these proteins:
- the LOC134718909 gene encoding uncharacterized protein LOC134718909, producing the protein MISLNYTKQQLRDIFPGISIYEIDQARIHAKTCGKGVPPPIKEKCVRQKMNKDKLDHALDFFLNPSFHQVTSVGTKQMHLRNGEVITIPQVVRTACHSTLVTIYQSFCQETDFSPLSRATLFKILAACPASKRTNLKGLDNVAADSALGFETLLSTLSSIERYVSDNDKLIQVKECRENLLAAKLYLKTDFKAHIKQKDRCADHCISFALSDPMDQKHQQLCSDHIHDTSCDRCDLFTNTVLEVKSQIRNLGDELPPDLLSDIYGDIESACERITDWKRHIVRTINQDKGRSDLLKSLSPEQAVIVMDWAMKFLPMSFREKQSDWFGQKGVNWHVSVCIYKSENEELKHRTFAHCVEATKQDWYTVSALLEHTLQTIKSQLPNIKTVFLRSDNAGCYHCGNLWFSIPFISERTGVYIKRYDFSEAQSGKSYCDAKIAHMRGKIRQCVSNGKNVVCASDMKSAIDDYGGVFGCQAAHVEITNTLDDHRATGLIKGISKISNIEFQENMQITMWKAYGIGQGRNISVQGQMNSQDERSLKVIADFKPPMKVEGSIKQSSAGDGFSCQEGCVQTFTSFMDMHMHCLIGDHNYDLQQMSTYDKIKLRWYDACINLSEILNFNRTDASQPNISQDIAKEQQGWALKKERKHVRFSDKVKLYLKSIFEDGEKSGNKMNAGTVARNMRVALENGTKKFCNSEYLNASQITSYFSWLTAEKKMPSKSSEDIDSAVALIERFEAIEEITALI; encoded by the exons ATGATCTCATTAAATTACACAAAGCAGCAGCTGAGAGACATATTTCCTGGCATTAGCATATATGAGATTGACCAAGCCAGAATACATGCAAAGACTTGTGGAAAAG gTGTTCCACCTccaattaaagaaaaatgtgttcgccaaaaaatgaataaagataaGCTTGATCATGCACTAGATTTCTTCCTGAATCCTTCATTTCATCag gtaaCTTCAGTTGGCACTAAGCAGATGCATTTACGAAATGGAGAAGTCATCACCATCCCACAGGTTGTAAGGACAGCATGTCACTCAACACTAGTGACAATTTACCAATCATTCTGCCAAGAAACAGATTTCTCACCTTTGTCCAGAGCCactcttttcaaaattttggctGCATGTCCTGCATCAAAAAGAACTAATCTAAAAGGACTGGATAATGTTGCAGCAGATAGTGCTTTGGGATTTGAGACTCTATTATCAACTCTGTCAAGCATTGAAAGATATGTGTCAGATAATGACAAGCTAATACAAGTTAAGGAATGCAGAGAAAACCTGTTAGCAGCAAAGCTTTACTTGAAAACAGATTTCAAGGCTCACATTAAGCAAAAGGATAGATGTGCTGATCACTGCATTAGTTTTGCCCTTTCTGATCCTATGGATCAGAAACATCAGCAGCTGTGCAGTGATCACATTCATGACACAAGCTGTGACAGGTGTGATTTATTTACCAACACTGTTCTGGAGGTCAAAAGCCAGATCCGTAATTTAGGAG ATGAACTTCCACCAGATTTACTATCTGACATATATGGTGACATTGAATCAGCCTGTGAAAGAATAACAGATTGGAAAAGACACATTGTAAGAACCATCAACCAAGACAAAGGCCGCAGTGATCTTTTGAAGAGCCTTTCACCAGAACAAGCAGTCATTGTCATGGACTGGGCCATGAAATTCTTACCCATGTCTTTTAGGGAAAAACAAAGTGACTGGTTTGGACAGAAAGGTGTCAACTGGCATGTCTCTGTTTGTATTTATAAGTCAGAGAATGAAGAGTTGAAg CACAGAACTTTTGCACATTGTGTAGAAGCAACCAAACAGGACTGGTATACTGTGTCTGCACTTTTGGAGCATACTTTGCAGACCATCAAGAGCCAGTTGCCAAATATCAAAACTGTCTTCTTACGCAGTGACAATGCTGGCTGTTACCATTGTGGTAACCTTTGGTTCTCCATTCCTTTTATTAGTGAAAGGACAG gagtttatataaaaagatatgaCTTCAGCGAAGCCCAAAGCGGAAAGTCATACTGTGATGCCAAAATTGCACACATGCGAGGGAAAATCAGACAGTGCgtttcaaatggaaaaaatgtaGTTTGTGCTTCAGATATGAAGTCTGCAATAGATGACTATGGGGGAGTATTTGGATGCCAAGCAGCTCATGTGGAAATCACAAATACTTTGGATGATCATAGAGCAACTGGTCTTATTAAAGGAATCTCCAAAATATCCAATATAGAGTTTCaggaaaatatgcaaataactaTGTGGAAAGCATATGGTATTGGCCAAGGGAGAAATATATCTGTTCAGGGACAAATGAATAGTCAAGATGAAAG GTCATTGAAAGTGATAGCTGATTTTAAACCTCCAATGAAGGTGGAAGGATCCATAAAGCAGAGTTCTGCAGGTGATGGTTTCAGTTGTCAAGAAGGTTGTGTTCAGACCTTTACCTCATTTATGGATATGCATATGCATTGTTTGATTGGTGATCACAACTATGATCTACAACAAATGTCAACTTATGACAAGATTAAGCTCAGATGGTATGATGCTTGTATAAACTTGTctgaaatattgaattttaatcgAACTGATGCTTCTCAACCAAATATCTCACAAGATATAGCCAAAGAACAACAAGGTTGGGccttaaaaaaagaaaggaagCATGTGAGATTTTCAGACAAAGTTAAATTATATCTAAAGTCAATATTTGAAGATGGTGAAAAGAGTGGGAACAAGATGAATGCTGGTACTGTAGCAAGAAATATGAGAGTTGCGCTAGAGAATGGTACCAAAAAGTTTTGCAACAGTGAATACTTAAATGCTAGTCAAATCACATCTTACTTTTCATGGTTAACTGCAGAGAAAAAAATGCCATCAAAGTCTTCAGAGGATATTGACAGTGCGGTAGCTCTTATCGAGAGGTTTGAAGCCATAGAAGAAATAACAGCTTTAAtctaa